In one Candidatus Methylacidiphilales bacterium genomic region, the following are encoded:
- the pyrE gene encoding orotate phosphoribosyltransferase produces the protein MIRHSNALMEQGEILDTFRSCGAFLEGHFILRSGRHSRVFFQCAKVLQYPSLAEKLCQALAKRIRDDNFSHVISPALGGLLVGHEIARALKKPHFFAEKKDGRFAVRRFEIAPGMKFLVAEDVVTTGSAVNEVIQIVREAGAQITGVACLVCRSEEEEVPDWGVPFYYLLRLPTETFSADELPADLRAVPAVKPGS, from the coding sequence GTGATAAGGCATTCTAATGCTCTTATGGAGCAAGGCGAAATTCTCGACACTTTTCGATCATGCGGGGCTTTTCTGGAAGGCCATTTTATCCTGCGATCCGGACGTCACAGTCGAGTTTTTTTTCAATGCGCTAAGGTGCTTCAGTATCCTTCTTTGGCTGAAAAATTATGCCAAGCACTTGCTAAGAGAATTCGTGACGATAACTTTTCTCACGTTATTTCGCCTGCCTTAGGGGGTCTTTTAGTAGGACATGAAATTGCACGTGCATTAAAAAAACCACATTTCTTCGCTGAAAAAAAAGATGGGAGATTTGCTGTGCGGCGTTTTGAGATTGCACCGGGCATGAAGTTTCTTGTTGCTGAGGATGTGGTGACTACTGGTAGTGCAGTGAATGAGGTTATTCAAATTGTGCGGGAGGCTGGGGCCCAAATCACTGGCGTGGCTTGTCTTGTATGCCGCTCTGAGGAGGAAGAAGTTCCAGATTGGGGTGTGCCGTTTTATTATTTACTTCGGTTACCCACCGAGACTTTTTCTGCCGATGAATTGCCTGCGGATTTAAGAGCTGTTCCAGCAGTAAAACCTGGAAGTTGA
- a CDS encoding A/G-specific adenine glycosylase has translation MDFSTKNEEKNVKKLSLLLLRWFRKNKRDLPWRHTRDPYAIMVSEMMLQQTQVKTVIPYYHKWLHRWPDWNSLAKSNEEEVIKAWEGLGYYSRARALLAIARIVVQREDQTLPRTREELMELPGVGPYTAGAVASIAFGQRVSAIDGNVIRVVSRVWGLDISSSTRERYKKVETFIQQLLPRSGLKCGDFNQALMELGATLCTPRSPDCLQCPWNEDCEFNQKKRPSCFVYKTKKKITKSRSETWAWLVEKGKLWCQRPSNDKLLQGLWTLPAYDPHKMIAEKVLEEIRFSISNTRVTAKIIACSRKPHIDDFGSNAALLSPQEIQALPFAAAPRKFIRKMGWTTL, from the coding sequence ATGGATTTTTCGACGAAAAACGAAGAGAAAAATGTAAAAAAATTGTCGCTGCTTCTTCTTCGTTGGTTTCGTAAAAATAAACGCGATCTACCCTGGCGTCACACTCGGGATCCTTATGCCATCATGGTTTCCGAGATGATGCTCCAGCAGACGCAAGTTAAAACAGTTATTCCTTACTACCATAAATGGTTGCATCGCTGGCCAGATTGGAACTCTCTTGCAAAGAGTAATGAGGAAGAGGTGATCAAAGCGTGGGAAGGGCTTGGATATTACTCTCGAGCTCGAGCATTGCTTGCCATCGCAAGGATTGTAGTGCAACGGGAAGATCAAACGCTGCCTCGCACACGTGAAGAACTTATGGAATTACCCGGCGTCGGCCCTTATACTGCAGGAGCAGTGGCAAGCATTGCTTTTGGTCAACGTGTGTCCGCTATAGATGGTAATGTAATCCGTGTCGTATCGCGGGTGTGGGGCTTAGATATTTCGTCGTCTACCCGAGAGCGATACAAGAAAGTCGAAACATTTATTCAACAACTGCTTCCTCGCTCAGGCTTAAAATGTGGTGATTTCAATCAAGCTTTAATGGAGCTTGGAGCAACTCTATGCACGCCTCGATCTCCGGATTGTTTGCAATGCCCATGGAATGAGGATTGCGAGTTCAATCAAAAGAAACGCCCTTCGTGTTTTGTTTATAAAACAAAGAAGAAAATCACCAAGTCCCGCAGTGAGACTTGGGCATGGTTAGTAGAAAAAGGGAAACTTTGGTGCCAGAGACCTTCTAATGACAAATTGCTGCAAGGACTTTGGACTTTACCGGCTTATGATCCACATAAGATGATTGCTGAAAAGGTGTTGGAGGAGATACGCTTTAGCATTTCTAATACGCGCGTTACTGCTAAGATAATTGCTTGTAGTCGAAAGCCCCACATTGACGATTTTGGATCGAATGCGGCACTTTTAAGTCCTCAAGAAATTCAAGCCCTCCCCTTTGCCGCCGCTCCGAGAAAATTTATTCGCAAGATGGGATGGACAACCCTGTGA
- the rnhC gene encoding ribonuclease HIII — protein MHKDKETTFTYNLTLSQIELLRKKLEEYHFDIERAPYTHFKANGDKVTVSAYDSGAVVIQGKGAKDFVTFILEPDVLQKATLGYEEILEPELFEPHIGVDECGKGDFFGPLVVAGVYTDEETSRALMQARIRDSKKIKSDMQAKKLAREIKTTIGSQSFKILVLMPLRYSELYAEFKNLNRLLAWAHATVIEDLILRAPKAHFALSDQFADPIVLEKELLRRHKKIPLRQRTNAEKDIAVAAASILARAEFIDRLHQLSLEVGVPLPKGASQVKEAALEILRKHGADTLERLCKVHFKTYNELLQESLPLLSHETTNIPLGEQPCISQSTESSSYGPTTDSLDSKATKIVSEAQHAPSEPHES, from the coding sequence ATGCACAAGGATAAAGAGACAACTTTTACTTACAACCTTACTCTCTCTCAAATCGAGTTGCTCCGCAAAAAACTCGAAGAATACCATTTCGATATAGAACGTGCGCCCTACACCCACTTCAAGGCAAATGGAGATAAAGTCACTGTCTCAGCTTATGACTCCGGTGCAGTCGTTATCCAAGGCAAGGGAGCAAAAGATTTTGTTACGTTTATCCTCGAGCCTGATGTTCTGCAAAAAGCAACACTTGGATATGAGGAAATCCTTGAACCTGAACTTTTCGAGCCACATATCGGCGTGGACGAATGCGGGAAAGGCGATTTTTTTGGCCCACTGGTAGTCGCCGGAGTCTATACCGACGAAGAGACATCCCGTGCCTTAATGCAAGCCAGGATTCGCGACAGCAAAAAAATCAAAAGCGACATGCAGGCCAAAAAATTAGCTCGTGAAATTAAGACAACTATAGGTTCTCAGAGCTTTAAAATTCTCGTCTTAATGCCGCTTCGCTACAGTGAACTTTATGCAGAGTTTAAAAATTTAAACCGTCTGCTTGCTTGGGCACATGCCACAGTAATCGAAGATCTCATTTTGCGTGCTCCCAAAGCACACTTCGCTCTATCGGACCAATTTGCAGATCCTATCGTCCTCGAGAAGGAACTTTTGCGTCGTCACAAAAAAATCCCTCTACGACAACGCACCAACGCAGAAAAAGATATAGCCGTTGCTGCCGCTTCGATACTTGCTCGAGCAGAATTCATCGATCGACTTCACCAACTCAGCCTCGAAGTAGGCGTTCCGCTTCCTAAAGGTGCCTCACAAGTAAAAGAAGCAGCGCTTGAAATTCTCCGAAAACATGGAGCTGATACCCTCGAGCGGCTTTGTAAGGTGCACTTTAAAACATATAACGAACTCCTTCAAGAATCCCTTCCCTTGTTAAGCCACGAGACAACAAATATTCCCCTTGGTGAGCAACCATGCATATCTCAATCTACAGAGTCTTCTAGCTACGGACCAACTACCGACAGTTTAGATTCTAAGGCCACAAAGATAGTGTCTGAAGCACAGCACGCACCTTCGGAACCTCATGAGTCCTGA
- a CDS encoding dihydropteroate synthase has product MGVINLSPDSWYRESVSLSTQAAIRRGLILKAQGADIVDVGAESSLAHAARVDAALQNSRLLPVVRRLSEEGLLVSVETYQPEVTRACFEAGARILNLTGSRSATEHYRVVADYDGAVILCFVEGENVREVGDLDLSREGMEKMKDYFRRRIDEAMGCGVQKIWIDPGLGFYYRNLQDSALRIRYQIDIFLKCYRLWELGWPICNALPHAFECFEEEVRSAEGLFAVLALLGGTHLFRTHEVPKVRAVLQTLSLWP; this is encoded by the coding sequence ATGGGGGTGATTAACCTTTCCCCCGACTCATGGTATCGAGAGAGTGTATCCTTAAGCACTCAGGCTGCTATACGACGTGGCTTGATTCTCAAGGCACAAGGAGCGGATATTGTTGATGTTGGTGCTGAATCCTCATTGGCCCACGCTGCGAGAGTTGATGCTGCACTGCAGAATTCGCGTTTGTTACCTGTAGTTCGTCGGTTGAGTGAGGAAGGACTACTAGTCTCAGTAGAGACTTATCAACCTGAGGTGACTCGTGCTTGCTTCGAAGCTGGAGCCAGAATTCTTAATTTAACCGGAAGTCGCTCAGCGACGGAGCATTATCGAGTGGTCGCGGATTACGATGGTGCAGTGATTCTTTGTTTCGTCGAGGGTGAGAATGTGCGGGAAGTCGGGGACCTTGATTTAAGCCGAGAAGGCATGGAAAAGATGAAAGATTATTTTCGGCGTCGAATAGATGAAGCGATGGGCTGTGGTGTTCAAAAAATTTGGATAGATCCAGGATTGGGATTTTATTATCGAAATTTGCAGGACAGCGCATTACGCATCCGTTATCAGATCGATATTTTCCTGAAGTGTTACCGCTTATGGGAGTTGGGCTGGCCAATTTGCAATGCCCTGCCGCACGCCTTTGAATGCTTTGAAGAAGAGGTGCGCTCGGCTGAGGGATTATTTGCTGTGTTGGCGCTCTTGGGAGGCACGCATTTATTCAGGACTCATGAGGTTCCGAAGGTGCGTGCTGTGCTTCAGACACTATCTTTGTGGCCTTAG
- a CDS encoding tetratricopeptide repeat protein, with protein MTDLANPAANTNSEVFRDPRVRLVVIILSVIVLFLLALPTWRGLKLWRAHMLCGEAEALIANEDYEKVIEKLQAAYNLSPGLPRARRNLARFFAQHGSEQALFFWRSLLNDGKATEEDQREMASFAIAIGQRDLAETLVNRLYQENPSKPSNLMLMAQLSLRNGDNKTAERCLRQAIQISPNFAEAYFLLSRVLSLSKDEKDHLEARQILMDLIQRNDRIALDAIRLLAQDLNLPQSDAERLISRLRSHPLSKTKEKLLAYTIEIRYRPDEHDALIQKAIQQYSKTPEELVELGRWLNQTRNFERVLQVISPEAALRRQDYFLIRMDALASLKRWEEVLRILQKERCPLPTYILHLYTYRALKELNQPEDAQLAWTRALSAANGAQPLMYLAQYAERIGAIHNAIAAYERLTGHTMAARIAYLALVRLRQQLPDTEALRHVYERMVKLTPQDPVIRNDLAYLNLLLKEKIQESFQVAQHLVETLPHMLAFRITLALAYLRQQDPEKALGPLDNLPVDWKTLQPSWRAIYAAVLAANKRIAEAEDLLTGVSASQIRNEEIALLKEYNLTPRGESATQKVKPRES; from the coding sequence ATGACGGATCTTGCCAATCCTGCAGCGAATACAAATAGTGAGGTCTTCCGTGACCCGCGAGTTCGGTTGGTTGTCATTATTCTTTCAGTCATCGTCTTGTTCTTGCTCGCACTCCCGACCTGGCGTGGGCTTAAACTTTGGCGTGCTCATATGCTCTGTGGAGAAGCAGAAGCGTTGATCGCAAATGAAGACTATGAAAAAGTCATCGAAAAATTGCAAGCAGCCTACAATCTCTCCCCAGGTCTTCCCCGCGCTCGGCGTAATTTAGCACGCTTCTTTGCTCAACATGGTTCCGAGCAAGCCTTATTCTTTTGGCGTTCCTTACTCAACGACGGCAAAGCCACCGAGGAAGATCAGCGAGAGATGGCATCCTTTGCCATAGCTATCGGTCAACGTGACCTAGCCGAGACCCTTGTCAATCGGCTCTACCAAGAAAACCCATCAAAGCCTAGTAACCTGATGCTTATGGCCCAACTCTCCCTCCGCAACGGAGATAACAAGACCGCCGAAAGATGCCTCCGCCAGGCTATCCAGATCTCTCCTAATTTCGCTGAAGCTTATTTTCTTCTATCCCGAGTATTATCGCTTTCAAAAGATGAAAAAGATCACCTTGAAGCCCGTCAAATCCTCATGGATTTGATACAGCGCAACGATCGTATCGCATTAGATGCTATTCGTCTTTTAGCACAAGACCTCAATCTGCCTCAGTCTGATGCTGAGCGGCTCATCTCACGGCTGCGTTCTCATCCATTGAGCAAGACCAAAGAGAAACTTCTAGCTTACACGATTGAGATTCGTTACCGCCCTGACGAACATGATGCCCTGATTCAAAAAGCGATCCAACAATATTCCAAAACTCCTGAGGAACTTGTAGAACTCGGTCGCTGGCTCAATCAAACACGTAATTTCGAACGCGTGCTTCAGGTGATCAGCCCGGAGGCTGCCTTGCGTCGTCAAGATTACTTCTTGATCCGCATGGATGCTCTGGCCTCTCTTAAGCGCTGGGAAGAAGTGCTCAGAATTCTTCAAAAAGAACGTTGTCCGTTACCCACTTACATCCTCCACCTCTATACATACCGCGCCTTAAAAGAGCTCAATCAACCAGAGGATGCCCAACTAGCCTGGACACGGGCTCTGAGTGCTGCCAACGGCGCGCAGCCCCTCATGTATCTAGCCCAATATGCCGAACGCATAGGTGCAATTCATAATGCGATCGCAGCTTACGAGAGATTGACGGGCCATACGATGGCAGCACGCATTGCCTACCTTGCTCTCGTGCGCCTACGTCAACAACTCCCCGATACTGAAGCTTTACGACATGTTTACGAACGCATGGTGAAGCTGACCCCCCAAGACCCCGTGATCCGCAACGACCTTGCCTATCTGAATTTGTTACTAAAAGAAAAAATACAGGAATCTTTTCAGGTTGCCCAACATCTCGTCGAGACGCTCCCGCACATGCTAGCCTTTCGAATCACCCTAGCCCTAGCGTATCTTAGGCAGCAAGATCCGGAGAAGGCACTGGGGCCCTTAGATAACTTACCAGTTGACTGGAAAACGCTCCAACCCTCCTGGCGCGCTATTTACGCCGCCGTTTTGGCGGCTAACAAACGGATCGCCGAAGCAGAAGATCTCCTAACGGGTGTTTCCGCTTCGCAAATTCGCAATGAAGAAATCGCTTTGCTCAAGGAATATAACCTCACACCGCGTGGAGAGTCGGCAACACAGAAGGTAAAGCCTCGCGAAAGCTAG
- a CDS encoding NAD-dependent epimerase/dehydratase family protein, with translation MGSALASCLIKIVPQLICITRQPQRAMELSARSIPTLSLDITAPQSLELLPFRQPTLILHMASTRGGDEEAYRSLYYETIARLIRHFPESKILFVSSTSVYGQKDGSIVTESSLAEPSTGTGRILRDSEELVLSKGGVVARLSGLYGPGRWALVEKLLRGVATLDADGERVLNQIHRDDAVPALLLLIRKILEDPDSLPHPRIYNVTDDTPVTQKEFYTYLCSWLDRPLPLVAPPNPHRKRGLTSKRVSNQKMRALGWKPRFSSFREALPSVLPTLHAV, from the coding sequence TTGGGCTCTGCTTTGGCTTCTTGTCTTATCAAAATAGTCCCTCAACTCATCTGCATCACTCGTCAACCCCAGCGCGCAATGGAGCTTAGCGCCCGATCTATCCCTACGTTGAGTCTCGATATTACAGCACCGCAGAGTTTGGAATTGTTGCCGTTTCGACAACCGACCCTGATACTCCACATGGCATCTACGCGTGGCGGCGATGAGGAAGCCTATCGGAGCCTTTATTATGAAACAATTGCTCGCCTAATTCGGCATTTCCCTGAGAGCAAGATTCTTTTTGTCTCCTCAACATCTGTCTATGGACAAAAAGATGGTTCGATCGTGACGGAGTCATCACTCGCTGAGCCTTCCACGGGCACAGGCCGCATTCTCCGAGATTCAGAAGAGTTAGTGCTTTCAAAAGGCGGCGTCGTAGCTCGTCTTTCTGGCCTTTATGGGCCTGGACGCTGGGCACTTGTGGAAAAACTACTTCGTGGTGTGGCGACACTCGACGCAGATGGAGAACGGGTGCTTAACCAAATTCATCGAGATGATGCTGTGCCAGCTCTTTTGTTACTCATTCGAAAGATCCTGGAGGATCCAGACAGCCTACCTCATCCAAGAATTTATAATGTAACAGATGACACACCTGTAACGCAAAAAGAATTCTATACTTATCTGTGTAGCTGGCTTGATCGACCACTTCCCTTGGTTGCCCCGCCTAATCCTCATCGCAAACGTGGCTTGACGAGTAAGCGTGTATCTAATCAGAAAATGCGAGCATTGGGTTGGAAGCCTCGTTTTTCTAGCTTTCGCGAGGCTTTACCTTCTGTGTTGCCGACTCTCCACGCGGTGTGA
- the glmM gene encoding phosphoglucosamine mutase produces MGYLFGTDGIRGVANQEPVTAEIALRLGKAVAQVFSETGRRRVLVGRDTRLSCDMLESAVVAGLTSGGMDVTLLGVVPTPAVALLTKNFGAAAGIMISASHNSFEDNGLKVFQSDGYKCSPEIEAHLENLILQKGMDTTSPIGFGIGRVSYFENAAGFYKLKAQDSFSFTERLHGIKIVVDCANGAATETTPSVLRELGAEVITIHAQPDGCNINHHCGSTHPEALLQAMKEHQAQIGIAHDGDADRVLLCDENHELLDGDEILAIIALDFLKQKRLQHATVVATHMSNLGLDEALSQAGGKVVRVPIGDKHVIEEMLRGDYNLGGEQSGHIIVRDYATTGDGLVTALQILRIMKVSHQPLSQLRKCINKYPQAQFNVNVREKPPLESIPEITQALREAEKALGNQGRVLLRYSGTEPKIRLLVEAKNADQVSYISNHILQPIKSVLGT; encoded by the coding sequence ATGGGTTATTTATTTGGCACAGATGGTATCCGCGGTGTTGCGAATCAAGAGCCGGTCACAGCAGAGATTGCACTGCGACTTGGGAAGGCAGTGGCACAGGTATTTTCGGAGACAGGTCGCAGGCGGGTGCTTGTGGGGCGCGATACTCGGCTATCTTGCGACATGCTGGAGTCAGCCGTCGTAGCTGGGCTCACCTCAGGCGGCATGGACGTTACGCTCCTTGGAGTTGTTCCCACTCCTGCGGTGGCTTTATTAACCAAGAATTTTGGGGCTGCTGCAGGCATTATGATCAGTGCCTCTCATAATTCCTTCGAGGATAACGGGCTAAAAGTTTTTCAAAGTGACGGTTACAAATGTTCACCTGAGATCGAGGCCCATCTTGAAAACCTCATTTTACAAAAGGGGATGGATACGACTAGCCCTATTGGATTTGGTATTGGCCGTGTATCATATTTTGAGAATGCAGCTGGCTTTTACAAGCTTAAGGCTCAAGACTCCTTTTCTTTCACCGAGCGGCTTCATGGTATAAAGATCGTCGTTGACTGCGCAAATGGGGCAGCAACTGAGACGACACCGTCTGTCTTGCGCGAGCTAGGTGCTGAAGTGATAACCATCCATGCCCAACCAGACGGTTGTAATATCAATCATCATTGCGGGAGCACCCATCCAGAGGCACTGCTACAAGCCATGAAAGAACATCAAGCTCAAATTGGAATTGCTCATGACGGAGATGCTGATCGTGTGCTTCTTTGCGATGAAAATCATGAACTGCTCGATGGGGATGAGATTCTAGCCATAATCGCCCTCGATTTTCTGAAACAGAAACGTCTTCAACATGCAACTGTCGTCGCCACTCATATGTCCAACTTGGGCTTAGACGAGGCTTTGAGTCAGGCTGGGGGCAAAGTTGTTCGTGTCCCGATTGGTGACAAGCATGTTATAGAGGAAATGCTTCGGGGAGATTATAATTTAGGGGGGGAACAATCCGGCCATATTATCGTGAGAGACTATGCTACGACTGGCGACGGTCTGGTGACAGCCCTTCAAATTTTACGGATTATGAAAGTGTCTCATCAGCCATTAAGCCAGCTTCGCAAATGCATAAATAAATACCCACAAGCTCAGTTCAATGTGAACGTGCGTGAAAAACCGCCACTTGAAAGCATTCCTGAGATCACTCAAGCCCTCAGAGAAGCTGAGAAAGCGTTGGGTAATCAGGGGCGAGTTTTGCTTCGTTACTCAGGCACAGAGCCTAAGATTAGGTTGTTAGTCGAAGCCAAAAATGCAGATCAAGTTTCTTACATTTCCAATCACATTCTACAACCTATAAAGTCAGTCCTTGGCACCTAG
- the cdaA gene encoding diadenylate cyclase CdaA, whose amino-acid sequence MFTLTWLLFSWLIEVTLMAAAIYHSWKLLRGTRGARVLAGLVLVMVVALAVTQILQLKVISYLILKISGFFFIALVVIFQPEVRQLLADLGSKSTRIASRVQTEVIEAVVSAIEILQQEKLGALIAFERAVSYAPGRETGTVLDAKVSTDLIVTLFHNRTPLHDGGVIIKDDRIVVAAAIFPVSEDNSLSRTCGLRHRAALGLSEQTDAIVVILSEESGTIAVAHGGKLIQPLTSDELRSYLTEKLI is encoded by the coding sequence ATGTTTACCCTCACGTGGCTCCTTTTTTCTTGGCTTATCGAAGTGACGCTCATGGCGGCAGCTATTTATCATAGCTGGAAACTTCTCCGAGGCACGAGAGGCGCACGTGTATTGGCTGGACTTGTGCTTGTGATGGTAGTGGCTTTGGCTGTTACTCAGATTTTGCAACTCAAAGTCATCAGCTATCTAATTTTGAAAATCAGCGGGTTTTTCTTTATTGCGCTGGTAGTTATTTTTCAACCTGAAGTGCGTCAATTACTTGCGGATCTTGGCAGCAAATCGACACGTATAGCATCTCGGGTGCAGACGGAGGTGATAGAAGCTGTTGTTTCAGCCATAGAAATTCTTCAGCAGGAGAAACTTGGAGCCCTAATCGCCTTTGAGCGCGCCGTCTCATATGCTCCTGGTCGCGAGACAGGGACTGTGCTCGATGCAAAAGTGAGCACGGATCTAATTGTGACCTTATTTCACAACAGAACGCCTTTGCATGATGGAGGGGTTATCATAAAGGATGACCGTATAGTCGTAGCTGCAGCAATCTTTCCCGTGTCTGAGGATAACAGCCTTTCTCGAACTTGCGGGCTTCGTCATCGTGCAGCCTTGGGGCTGAGTGAGCAGACTGACGCTATAGTAGTTATTCTTTCCGAAGAGAGTGGGACTATTGCAGTGGCACACGGTGGAAAACTTATTCAACCTCTGACTTCAGATGAGCTGAGATCTTACTTGACAGAAAAACTTATCTGA
- a CDS encoding MBL fold metallo-hydrolase, producing MWRVKLLASGSRGNSTLVQSDHGAFLVDAGLSGRELVRRLEAEGVLVEELEGVLITHEHGDHIDALPVLAKRHKLKLYANRGTATVLRKKFLADYPEWRVFETGQVFSLAGVAIRTHKISHDAVEPIAIVMDYGNARFGIITDLGKATHLDVHAFQGLNGLILEANYDLTMLHNDPLRPWDVKQRILSRFGHLSNEAARDFLLGVAWEGLQRVILGHLSEDCNSPDVALRCVQSGLREHGMDKIEVCVASQDRGAEAWVM from the coding sequence ATGTGGCGTGTAAAACTACTGGCGAGCGGGAGTCGTGGGAATTCGACCCTTGTCCAGTCCGATCACGGCGCATTTTTGGTAGATGCGGGATTGAGTGGAAGGGAGCTAGTGCGCCGCCTGGAAGCAGAGGGTGTGTTAGTAGAGGAGCTGGAAGGCGTTTTAATCACCCACGAGCACGGTGATCACATCGATGCTTTGCCGGTGTTGGCTAAACGACATAAACTAAAGCTTTATGCAAATCGTGGCACAGCTACGGTGTTGCGTAAAAAGTTTCTTGCAGACTATCCGGAGTGGCGGGTTTTTGAGACAGGACAAGTTTTTTCATTGGCCGGCGTAGCGATTCGAACGCATAAGATTTCTCACGATGCAGTGGAACCGATCGCAATTGTCATGGATTACGGCAATGCTCGATTTGGAATTATCACAGACTTAGGCAAGGCTACTCATCTTGATGTGCATGCGTTCCAAGGCTTGAACGGTTTAATCCTTGAGGCGAATTACGATCTGACGATGCTTCACAATGATCCCTTGCGGCCTTGGGATGTAAAACAGCGAATCCTTTCTCGTTTTGGTCACCTATCGAATGAGGCTGCACGTGATTTTTTGTTAGGGGTTGCATGGGAAGGTTTACAAAGGGTTATTTTGGGACATCTCAGTGAAGACTGTAACTCTCCAGATGTTGCCTTGCGTTGCGTGCAGTCGGGGCTACGTGAGCACGGCATGGATAAAATTGAGGTCTGTGTTGCATCGCAAGATAGGGGGGCTGAAGCTTGGGTGATGTAG
- the rpoN gene encoding RNA polymerase factor sigma-54: protein MQNVGLSQSLSLSQQLSPQMQYSLRILQAQILELQSLVQKEINENPLLEDERLSETPSEDPSEEPPEPQLSPDYSWREYFSQSIPTKSFSSTANAESTDRHQQFLDAQSTETTLTEHLLRQLLIATPPPPIRKAAEEIIWNLDENGFLHVSLYDIAQSTKTDYETVQKALELVQSFEPAGVAARDLSESLALQLQRYHPNSKLEIQIVTHHLEALARRHYNEIARALNVSRKRVIQASKLIQKLNPHPASNYAPTPRFNIIYPEIEIEKINDQWVVTLLEDELPKIRINTTYKDLLAAQAHNPEIKEYLKEKLRSGQFLIKAIKLRQDTLRRIAERILHHQKAFFEKGPDHLAPLTMNQIAQELNIHETTVSRSIANKALRCPHGVFPLRHFFSTAVKTKTGESLANTTAKEIVAEIIKNEDPQNPLSDQEIYEKLSERGLVLARRTIAKYRKELGILPSHLRKQVA, encoded by the coding sequence ATGCAAAATGTGGGGCTCTCACAAAGCTTATCCCTCAGCCAACAACTCTCTCCACAAATGCAATATTCCCTAAGAATATTGCAAGCCCAGATACTAGAACTTCAATCTTTAGTCCAAAAAGAAATCAATGAAAATCCTCTACTAGAAGACGAACGACTATCAGAGACCCCATCTGAAGACCCTTCTGAGGAGCCTCCCGAACCTCAGCTCTCCCCCGATTACTCATGGCGCGAGTATTTTTCTCAGTCCATCCCCACAAAATCATTTTCCTCCACCGCTAACGCTGAATCCACAGACCGTCATCAACAATTTCTCGATGCTCAATCCACAGAAACTACACTCACCGAACATTTGCTCCGACAACTTCTCATTGCCACCCCCCCTCCGCCAATACGCAAAGCAGCTGAAGAAATAATCTGGAATTTAGATGAAAACGGTTTCCTACACGTCTCGCTCTACGACATTGCTCAAAGCACCAAAACAGACTATGAAACTGTCCAAAAAGCGCTTGAACTCGTCCAATCCTTTGAACCCGCCGGCGTTGCCGCGCGAGACCTCTCAGAGTCTCTCGCCCTACAACTACAGCGATACCACCCGAATTCAAAATTAGAAATCCAAATCGTTACGCATCACCTCGAAGCCTTAGCCAGACGACACTACAACGAGATTGCACGTGCCCTTAACGTTTCCCGCAAACGAGTCATTCAAGCCTCAAAACTCATACAAAAACTTAACCCTCACCCCGCAAGCAACTACGCTCCTACGCCTCGCTTCAACATAATCTATCCAGAGATAGAAATCGAAAAAATAAATGACCAATGGGTCGTGACACTCCTTGAAGATGAACTCCCCAAAATCCGCATCAACACCACCTACAAAGATCTCCTTGCAGCCCAAGCCCACAATCCAGAAATTAAAGAATACCTTAAAGAAAAACTTCGCTCAGGCCAATTCTTAATAAAAGCCATAAAATTACGCCAAGATACCCTCCGTCGAATTGCAGAAAGAATCCTCCACCATCAAAAAGCTTTCTTTGAAAAAGGTCCCGACCATCTTGCCCCACTCACCATGAACCAAATCGCGCAAGAACTCAATATCCACGAGACCACAGTTTCTCGCAGTATTGCCAACAAAGCGCTCCGATGTCCTCACGGGGTCTTTCCCCTAAGACATTTCTTTAGCACAGCCGTAAAAACAAAGACCGGTGAATCCTTGGCTAACACCACAGCCAAGGAAATAGTCGCCGAAATCATAAAAAATGAAGATCCACAAAACCCCCTCTCAGATCAAGAGATCTACGAAAAACTCTCCGAGCGTGGCCTCGTGCTCGCTCGGCGCACCATAGCAAAATATCGCAAAGAGCTCGGTATTCTCCCATCCCATCTGCGTAAGCAAGTAGCCTGA